The following coding sequences lie in one Silvanigrella aquatica genomic window:
- a CDS encoding glycosyltransferase family 9 protein: MQALDDLFFSKKHRIAIYHTGALGDLLVATAALFELCQLFSNSSVTVIGSGLWKEILNPLQWPQINSILEIKDKNFSKLKLWKANIDYNTWNEIPFSAPSFNLFLKDFHITIDFRSESLRFALKSFFSKIPMRVGAHKKNTAKILFTHFSTRDKSKEIHERDRYLDIIAPLNYNYIRERKEYWKKKGLPPLKWFPHDYKQSFYKNQNKKVILINPTASIREKAWASKNFRELAFKLKNEMTEVKIIGSPFETEWLKEVAKNDFPILQPQNILSLVDEVKLSSLLITNTSSMQFIAAGTHTPTLTLMGIASPERWGALGEKSYCLKNNDVNFHPKKFFISKKKNANQNESIAYNSLSVNLVFDTAQKFLVE, from the coding sequence TTGCAGGCTCTAGACGATTTATTTTTTAGCAAAAAACATCGGATAGCCATTTATCATACAGGTGCCTTGGGTGATCTTTTGGTTGCGACGGCCGCTCTCTTTGAACTTTGCCAACTCTTTTCCAATTCAAGTGTTACAGTCATTGGATCGGGGCTTTGGAAAGAAATATTAAACCCTCTTCAGTGGCCGCAAATTAATTCAATTTTAGAAATTAAAGATAAAAATTTTAGCAAATTAAAGTTATGGAAAGCAAATATTGATTACAATACATGGAATGAAATCCCCTTTTCAGCACCTTCTTTTAATCTGTTTTTAAAAGACTTTCACATTACAATTGATTTTAGAAGTGAGAGTTTAAGATTTGCCTTAAAATCTTTTTTTTCAAAAATTCCCATGCGAGTGGGAGCGCATAAAAAAAATACCGCAAAAATTTTATTTACCCATTTTTCAACGCGGGATAAATCTAAAGAAATTCATGAAAGAGATAGATATTTAGATATTATTGCTCCTTTGAATTATAATTATATTAGGGAGCGGAAAGAATATTGGAAAAAAAAGGGATTACCCCCTCTAAAATGGTTTCCCCATGATTACAAACAGAGTTTTTACAAGAATCAAAATAAAAAAGTGATATTAATTAATCCTACGGCAAGTATTCGAGAAAAAGCTTGGGCAAGCAAAAACTTTAGGGAACTCGCTTTTAAATTAAAAAATGAAATGACTGAAGTTAAAATTATTGGCTCACCCTTTGAAACAGAATGGTTAAAAGAAGTCGCTAAAAATGATTTTCCCATTTTGCAACCTCAAAATATTTTAAGCTTAGTAGATGAAGTTAAGCTGTCATCTTTATTAATCACAAATACCAGTTCTATGCAGTTTATCGCCGCAGGAACTCACACCCCAACACTCACATTAATGGGAATTGCTTCTCCTGAACGTTGGGGCGCATTAGGAGAAAAATCATATTGTTTAAAAAATAATGACGTCAATTTTCATCCTAAAAAGTTTTTTATTTCTAAAAAGAAAAATGCAAATCAGAATGAGAGTATTGCATATAATAGTTTGTCTGTTAATTTAGTGTTTGATACTGCTCAAAAGTTTTTGGTAGAGTGA
- a CDS encoding antitoxin Xre/MbcA/ParS toxin-binding domain-containing protein, producing MDGININKKTEVSEEMVLGKAFWKIAHLYGFNREQQAGLLGLPNYRQRLIKLEKEQLIPKDVDKKNRVGLLLGIHKNLRILFPYNREIVYSWMSHPEEVLGGLVPIDFILEDPALSYERLAFVRRRLDYIRCAG from the coding sequence ATGGACGGTATAAATATTAATAAAAAAACTGAAGTTTCAGAGGAGATGGTATTAGGAAAAGCCTTTTGGAAGATAGCTCATCTTTATGGCTTTAACAGAGAACAACAAGCTGGTTTACTTGGGTTACCTAACTACAGGCAACGACTTATTAAGCTTGAAAAAGAGCAGCTTATTCCAAAGGATGTTGATAAAAAAAATAGAGTAGGGCTATTGCTTGGAATTCATAAAAATCTAAGAATATTATTCCCTTATAATCGAGAAATTGTTTATAGCTGGATGAGTCATCCGGAAGAAGTTCTTGGCGGCTTAGTTCCCATTGATTTCATTCTTGAAGACCCCGCACTTTCGTATGAGCGTTTGGCATTTGTAAGAAGAAGGCTTGATTATATTAGGTGTGCTGGATGA
- the fba gene encoding class II fructose-bisphosphate aldolase (catalyzes the reversible aldol condensation of dihydroxyacetonephosphate and glyceraldehyde 3-phosphate in the Calvin cycle, glycolysis, and/or gluconeogenesis): protein MALISLRQLLDHAAENNYGVAAFNVNNLEQVQAIMEAAKETNSPVILQASRGARSYTNDIFLRHLILGAVELYPEIPVVMHQDHGNSMQTCLSAIRNGFTSVMMDGSLKEDAKTPSDFEYNVKITADVVRIAHAMGISVEGELGCLGSLETGKGEKEDGHGFEGTLSHSQLLTDPQEAAQFVELTKVDALAIAIGTSHGAYKFTKKPDGKTLAMDRIREIHRRLPNTHLVMHGSSSVPQDLQAEFRKYGGEMKETWGVPVEEIQEGIKNGVRKINVDTDNRLAMTTAIRKLLASNPSEFDLRKFMTPARDAMKKLCAQRMVEFGQAGQASKIKPMPLDSMAKRYV, encoded by the coding sequence ATGGCACTCATTTCTCTTAGACAACTTCTCGATCATGCTGCTGAAAATAATTATGGCGTTGCCGCTTTTAATGTAAATAACCTAGAACAAGTTCAGGCTATCATGGAAGCCGCAAAAGAAACAAATAGCCCTGTTATTCTCCAAGCGAGTCGCGGAGCACGTTCTTACACAAATGACATATTTTTAAGACACCTTATCCTTGGTGCTGTTGAACTTTATCCAGAAATTCCTGTGGTAATGCATCAGGATCACGGCAATAGTATGCAAACTTGCTTATCAGCTATTCGTAATGGCTTCACCAGCGTAATGATGGATGGAAGTCTCAAAGAAGATGCGAAAACACCTTCAGATTTTGAATACAATGTAAAAATCACCGCCGATGTCGTGCGCATTGCACACGCCATGGGAATTTCCGTTGAAGGCGAACTCGGCTGTCTAGGCTCCCTTGAAACAGGAAAAGGTGAAAAAGAAGATGGTCATGGTTTTGAAGGCACACTTTCCCACTCGCAACTTTTAACAGACCCACAAGAAGCTGCACAATTTGTAGAACTCACAAAAGTAGATGCCCTCGCTATTGCTATTGGCACAAGCCATGGTGCTTATAAATTCACCAAAAAACCCGACGGCAAAACTCTAGCCATGGACCGCATCCGTGAAATCCACAGACGCCTTCCCAATACGCACTTGGTTATGCACGGATCGAGTTCTGTTCCACAGGATCTGCAAGCGGAATTCCGTAAATACGGCGGCGAAATGAAAGAAACTTGGGGCGTTCCTGTAGAAGAAATTCAAGAAGGTATTAAAAACGGTGTACGTAAAATTAACGTCGATACCGACAACCGCTTAGCCATGACAACAGCCATTCGCAAATTACTCGCATCAAATCCTTCTGAATTTGATTTGAGAAAATTTATGACACCAGCACGCGATGCCATGAAAAAACTATGCGCACAACGCATGGTTGAATTTGGTCAAGCGGGACAAGCTTCAAAAATCAAACCTATGCCTTTAGACTCCATGGCAAAACGCTATGTTTAG
- a CDS encoding RES family NAD+ phosphorylase, translated as MSEILDGIFDLKMEFEGTAYRNIYTIYQSQDLFDDLCTDSDQIAVLQKYENITSGVLHESHQKHRLFDYSKLHTSSLTGAFDPPYTFGRFGDGNGYGVWYSAMEEKTSIYEAFYHQWQLAKEQFKNNPKTNLITIDRKMFSCELKSNYVLDFRSQFALYDNLTSNKYDFCNELGKRAREMGVQMMIVPSARNIGGLCSPVFLPEVIKNERAVYFLKFYFHKSGKAEIERISNKKESFHFPPNWGTDEPIQTQKEEQNNFN; from the coding sequence ATGAGTGAAATATTAGATGGAATATTTGATTTAAAAATGGAATTTGAAGGCACTGCCTATCGCAATATTTACACAATTTATCAATCTCAAGACTTGTTTGATGACTTATGCACAGATTCAGATCAGATTGCTGTATTGCAAAAATATGAAAACATAACGAGCGGAGTTTTACACGAATCACACCAAAAACACAGGTTGTTTGATTATAGCAAGCTCCACACATCATCCCTAACAGGAGCATTTGATCCCCCTTATACCTTTGGCCGCTTCGGAGACGGTAACGGCTATGGTGTATGGTATTCAGCTATGGAGGAGAAAACTTCAATTTATGAGGCATTTTACCACCAATGGCAACTCGCTAAAGAGCAATTTAAAAATAACCCAAAAACAAACCTCATAACAATTGATCGAAAGATGTTCTCATGCGAACTGAAAAGTAATTATGTTCTTGACTTTCGAAGTCAATTCGCACTTTACGATAACCTCACATCAAATAAATACGATTTTTGTAATGAGCTAGGAAAAAGAGCAAGAGAGATGGGGGTTCAAATGATGATTGTTCCTTCTGCAAGAAATATAGGGGGACTGTGCTCCCCTGTTTTTTTACCTGAGGTGATTAAAAATGAAAGAGCAGTTTATTTTTTAAAATTTTACTTTCACAAGAGCGGCAAAGCTGAGATTGAGCGCATATCAAACAAAAAAGAATCATTTCACTTCCCGCCAAATTGGGGAACCGACGAACCGATCCAAACGCAAAAAGAAGAGCAAAATAATTTCAATTAA
- a CDS encoding inositol monophosphatase family protein, which produces MPEQLPNRDFLEQMIRKAGALTLQYFQKSFQFKEKGDNQGIVTDADFASENLIKQEIHSLFPDHDILAEESGHSKYASSASQSKIPLWIIDPLDGTTNFSKGNPYYCISVAFGACLKGRFHAQLGAIYQPTTNRLYIAEKGKGSFLNGNKMSISKLTSLHLASIATGFSSNKGKNLIPVSKTIAEIQNRTLGLRINGAAALDLAHLAEGIFDGFYEHPLAPWDMAAGSLLIEEAGGKVTNFYGEEFCPLNDRGIISSNEYLFNELFNIIKDNYEL; this is translated from the coding sequence ATGCCTGAGCAACTTCCAAATCGAGATTTTTTAGAGCAAATGATTCGAAAAGCAGGAGCTCTGACTTTGCAGTATTTTCAAAAAAGCTTTCAATTTAAAGAAAAAGGAGACAATCAAGGTATTGTTACCGATGCCGATTTTGCTTCAGAAAACCTTATAAAACAGGAAATTCATAGTTTATTTCCCGATCACGATATTTTAGCTGAAGAGTCAGGGCATAGTAAATACGCGTCTTCTGCTTCGCAGAGTAAGATTCCCTTATGGATTATCGATCCTCTCGATGGCACTACGAATTTTTCAAAAGGCAATCCCTACTACTGTATCTCCGTCGCCTTTGGCGCGTGTCTCAAAGGTCGATTTCACGCTCAATTAGGCGCTATTTATCAACCCACGACAAATCGCCTTTATATTGCGGAAAAGGGAAAAGGATCTTTTTTAAATGGGAATAAAATGTCTATTTCTAAATTAACATCATTGCATTTAGCAAGTATAGCAACGGGATTTAGTTCCAATAAAGGTAAAAACTTAATTCCTGTTTCAAAAACCATTGCAGAAATTCAAAATAGAACCTTAGGACTTCGTATCAATGGTGCAGCAGCATTGGATTTAGCCCATTTGGCAGAAGGTATTTTTGACGGATTTTACGAACACCCTCTGGCTCCCTGGGATATGGCCGCAGGATCTCTTCTCATCGAGGAGGCGGGAGGAAAAGTAACAAATTTCTATGGCGAAGAATTTTGTCCCTTAAATGATAGAGGTATAATCTCATCTAATGAGTATTTATTTAATGAATTATTCAATATAATAAAAGACAATTATGAATTATAA
- a CDS encoding tetratricopeptide repeat protein: MTNHDEHKKNTKNHEHMHNSQEHGEHGDHHHHEHGEHCNHHHEHGEHGNHHHEHGEHGNHHHEHGEHGNHHHEHGEHCNHHHHEHINYQRHQYTEQELSNFNSQGLENLFQSINTLLEEENYGKAVPVLELVLSKIENSSDKNIENDNYVFDIKNHLALSYGIIGEHDKSLPLWKEIISQIEAQDDTEETLEAYYNAALSAEQAKNNTLFIDYLNKGLTIAVANDLKHWEATFEHEIGVSLFDANDLQAAEKKFIKAIEILEKINEEEGLVSSYYQLAFTLEKQQNIKKAREFYEKALKLSKEESIREFVEYERSLIEERLAHINNDQLQSKLLNF, translated from the coding sequence ATGACAAATCATGACGAGCACAAAAAAAATACTAAAAATCATGAACATATGCACAATTCACAAGAACATGGCGAACACGGCGACCATCATCACCACGAGCACGGTGAACACTGCAATCATCACCACGAGCACGGTGAACACGGCAATCATCACCACGAGCACGGTGAACACGGCAATCATCACCACGAGCACGGTGAACACGGCAACCATCACCACGAGCACGGTGAACACTGCAATCATCACCACCATGAACATATAAATTATCAAAGACATCAATATACCGAGCAAGAATTAAGCAATTTTAATTCCCAAGGTTTAGAAAATTTATTTCAATCCATAAACACTCTACTTGAAGAAGAAAACTATGGAAAAGCAGTTCCTGTTCTTGAACTTGTTTTAAGTAAAATAGAAAATAGTTCTGACAAAAACATTGAAAATGATAATTATGTTTTTGACATCAAAAATCATTTAGCACTTTCCTATGGAATTATTGGAGAACATGACAAGTCTTTACCTTTATGGAAAGAAATTATTTCTCAAATTGAAGCTCAAGACGACACAGAAGAAACATTAGAAGCTTATTACAATGCAGCTTTATCAGCCGAACAGGCTAAAAATAATACATTATTTATTGATTATTTAAATAAAGGATTAACCATAGCTGTTGCAAATGATTTAAAACATTGGGAAGCAACTTTTGAACATGAAATTGGTGTTTCCTTATTTGATGCAAATGACCTACAGGCTGCCGAGAAGAAATTTATAAAAGCAATCGAAATTCTAGAAAAAATTAATGAAGAAGAAGGCTTGGTTTCTTCATATTATCAATTAGCATTCACCTTAGAAAAACAACAAAATATTAAAAAAGCAAGAGAATTTTACGAAAAGGCTTTAAAACTTTCTAAGGAAGAAAGCATTCGTGAGTTTGTAGAATATGAGCGTTCTTTAATTGAAGAAAGACTTGCACATATAAATAATGATCAACTTCAAAGCAAACTTTTAAATTTTTAA
- a CDS encoding NUDIX hydrolase: MFSHDDKELEPFLLSDEKTVFQCSIFAVKEKKAETQDKQHSLNIYTLDCANWVNVVPVTASGQIVLIEQHRFGTNNFTLEVPGGAVNFGENDATMAALRELEEETGLTSQRLLGLSGYSPNAAIQSNKVTYFIAFDVQPLQTKAEHDDPFENIKLHFMNIKEAVELARTGRISNVISAFALLLAEPYLNAKFKQPQ, encoded by the coding sequence ATGTTTAGTCATGACGACAAAGAGCTCGAACCTTTTCTTTTAAGTGATGAAAAAACCGTATTTCAATGCAGTATTTTTGCAGTTAAAGAAAAAAAAGCAGAAACTCAAGACAAGCAACACAGTTTAAATATTTACACTTTGGACTGTGCTAATTGGGTGAACGTTGTTCCTGTCACGGCTTCAGGACAAATTGTTCTCATTGAGCAGCATCGTTTTGGCACAAATAATTTTACCTTAGAAGTGCCCGGAGGTGCTGTTAATTTTGGTGAAAACGATGCCACCATGGCAGCTCTGCGCGAATTAGAAGAAGAAACGGGTCTGACCAGTCAGCGACTGCTGGGACTCTCGGGCTATTCCCCAAATGCGGCCATTCAGAGCAATAAAGTAACATATTTTATTGCCTTTGATGTCCAACCTCTGCAAACTAAAGCTGAACATGACGACCCATTTGAAAATATTAAATTACATTTTATGAATATCAAAGAAGCGGTAGAATTAGCCAGAACAGGGCGCATTTCAAATGTTATTTCTGCTTTTGCTCTTTTACTGGCAGAACCTTATTTAAATGCAAAATTTAAGCAACCTCAGTAA
- a CDS encoding penicillin-binding protein 1A translates to MVDFIFQNRKKLIFAFIGLLVVVFLIYGFYRIKKSLPNLEKLTNYEPALPTLIYSQDGVKIAEIFEERRYPVLINEISPFIKNAFIAAEDSDFYNHHGFDWKGFLRASFHFITFSNQKQGGSTITQQLAKNVLLSKERTIVRKIKDIIVAREIEESFPKDKILELYLNTIYLGNGAYGVEAAAQNYFHKANMNLTLGESAMIAGLTPAPSTYDPTDNFTAAKSRQAYVLERMHKLGFITKNQYDRAMTEKVVAYKAESPNNKIAPYFIAEIKKQLQNQLDIDNLGTSGLTIYTTLNSRIQNAALTSVQAFADLYQSRRSYKGSIKRHGNGFRDYIKTLVNLPIKETEYERAVVVSIDDTLRAVGIVTQRGLGVIPVEEISWAIKSERDIEDVEPDVNNILKVGDEIHVLKVNKKIHSRIINDKNFLPNLINYAKHFEAPVKDNILRYTLADSVGIEAAALVMDTRNGEILAMVGGEHFLQSQFNRATQAERQVGSSVKPLYYSYAIDSGFSPASKIDSPKIDFDGWKPENYGGKETGRTTLLQCLAQSLNIPSIFLYQTIGSLKITKQLSRFGFNWPYSDLSIALGSGSASLLKMVQAYSVFPNQGQMTLAYYIQEIVDRNGKIIYSSKDGKIYPLEVVPENVQDAPYLPGKTIDKTEEPSSLQLISPQSAYVTLNMMRHVVNMGTGQGALGVSPYVAGKTGTTNQSSDAWFLGIASQLVGGVWVGYDDNSKTLGGGGTGSVMAVPIWKNIMQTAVRIYAQQSWPKPPGIHEIRIDKETGEYSTSRDAVSVYVIDGTEPGGVYSRNALDDHSNSLDNHLELSITPDNNDNADEKSSPVLPKKKVHKKI, encoded by the coding sequence GTGGTTGATTTTATTTTCCAAAATAGAAAAAAACTTATCTTTGCGTTTATAGGCCTATTGGTGGTTGTTTTTTTAATTTATGGATTTTATAGAATTAAAAAATCTTTGCCTAATTTAGAAAAACTGACCAATTATGAGCCGGCTTTACCAACCTTAATTTACAGTCAAGACGGTGTTAAAATTGCTGAAATTTTTGAAGAAAGACGCTATCCCGTTCTTATTAATGAAATTTCTCCCTTTATTAAAAATGCTTTTATTGCCGCGGAAGATTCTGATTTTTATAATCATCATGGTTTTGATTGGAAAGGATTTTTAAGAGCTTCTTTCCATTTTATAACATTTTCAAATCAAAAACAGGGTGGAAGTACCATAACTCAACAACTTGCTAAGAATGTCCTCTTATCAAAAGAAAGAACTATTGTTCGTAAAATAAAAGATATTATTGTGGCAAGAGAAATAGAAGAGTCCTTTCCTAAAGATAAAATATTAGAATTGTATTTAAATACCATTTATTTAGGAAATGGAGCTTATGGTGTTGAAGCGGCAGCTCAAAATTATTTTCATAAAGCAAATATGAATTTAACATTAGGTGAATCTGCTATGATTGCTGGGCTTACTCCTGCTCCTTCGACATATGATCCCACTGATAATTTTACAGCTGCAAAATCAAGACAAGCCTATGTATTAGAACGTATGCATAAATTAGGATTCATTACTAAAAATCAATATGATAGGGCAATGACTGAAAAAGTTGTGGCTTATAAAGCAGAATCGCCAAATAATAAAATAGCTCCTTACTTTATTGCTGAGATAAAGAAACAACTTCAGAATCAACTTGATATAGATAATTTAGGAACAAGTGGTTTAACTATTTATACAACATTAAATTCCCGTATTCAAAATGCTGCGCTCACTTCTGTTCAGGCATTTGCTGATTTATATCAATCGCGAAGAAGTTATAAGGGCTCTATTAAACGCCATGGCAATGGATTTCGTGACTATATTAAAACTCTTGTAAACTTACCTATTAAAGAAACAGAATATGAACGTGCAGTTGTTGTCTCCATTGATGATACTTTGCGTGCCGTAGGTATTGTTACGCAAAGAGGTTTGGGAGTAATTCCTGTAGAAGAAATAAGTTGGGCCATAAAATCGGAGAGAGATATTGAAGATGTGGAACCTGATGTCAATAATATTTTAAAAGTTGGCGATGAAATTCATGTTTTAAAAGTGAATAAGAAAATACATTCCAGAATTATAAACGATAAAAACTTCTTACCTAATTTAATTAATTATGCAAAACATTTTGAAGCACCCGTGAAGGATAATATATTAAGATACACACTAGCAGACTCTGTTGGAATTGAAGCAGCCGCATTGGTAATGGACACACGAAATGGTGAAATATTAGCTATGGTAGGTGGTGAACACTTTTTACAAAGCCAATTTAATCGGGCAACACAAGCAGAAAGACAAGTTGGAAGCAGTGTAAAACCTTTATATTATTCCTACGCTATTGATTCCGGTTTTAGTCCAGCTTCAAAAATTGATAGTCCTAAAATTGATTTTGATGGATGGAAACCAGAAAACTATGGTGGTAAAGAAACAGGTCGTACAACTCTTTTACAATGTCTTGCACAGAGTTTAAATATTCCTAGTATCTTTTTGTATCAAACTATAGGTTCTTTAAAAATAACGAAACAACTCAGTCGTTTTGGATTTAACTGGCCTTATTCTGATTTAAGTATTGCATTAGGATCAGGCTCTGCTTCACTTCTTAAAATGGTGCAAGCTTATTCTGTTTTTCCAAATCAAGGTCAAATGACGCTAGCCTATTATATTCAAGAAATAGTTGATAGAAATGGTAAAATTATTTATTCCTCGAAAGATGGAAAAATATATCCTTTGGAAGTTGTGCCAGAAAATGTACAAGATGCTCCTTATTTACCTGGAAAAACAATAGATAAGACAGAAGAGCCTTCTTCGTTGCAATTGATTTCTCCCCAATCTGCATATGTTACTTTAAATATGATGAGACATGTTGTAAATATGGGTACAGGGCAAGGAGCCTTAGGGGTATCGCCCTATGTTGCCGGAAAAACAGGAACCACAAATCAAAGTTCAGATGCTTGGTTCTTAGGTATTGCTTCTCAATTGGTAGGCGGTGTTTGGGTTGGTTATGATGACAATTCCAAAACTCTAGGTGGTGGTGGAACCGGATCGGTCATGGCTGTGCCTATTTGGAAAAATATTATGCAAACCGCAGTGCGGATTTATGCTCAACAAAGCTGGCCAAAGCCTCCTGGAATTCATGAAATTAGAATTGATAAGGAAACAGGAGAATACAGTACTTCAAGAGATGCCGTGTCTGTATATGTCATAGATGGTACAGAACCAGGAGGAGTGTATTCAAGAAATGCTTTAGATGATCACTCTAACAGTTTAGATAATCATTTAGAATTAAGTATAACTCCAGATAATAATGATAATGCTGATGAGAAATCTTCTCCTGTATTGCCTAAAAAGAAAGTTCATAAAAAAATTTGA
- a CDS encoding HD domain-containing protein has translation MHWLVYSILGAALGMSGGVILAKAFARRSLGSLGEIPVKENVEAILKSAEAQRKMILEEALIATKEQYQSEAVQLDNEREMIMSHNEIYEQELNERQSEVDKFANELEKREEEFNKKKIIVESSIQKSKELENQCQEIHKNYQNNLEHKIGKNKSELFRDMSEELIAAEKLGITKWLMDNSEMLKSESQKLARNSLNSIYLRYQPSFIWPKSSFIVPVNSKDTLEKYFHEESPIISSLIAGTESSISVLTINDEMPSMLKISSGLGVDKEMIRLTLEEMIAKDIYHEDKIKGIFDKHRRFLDRYILKLGEDAIKNLGIFPNVHPEILKLIGSLNYRTSHRQNQYFHSIEVARLAGMIADEIGVNAVTAKRAGILHDIGKVLDYKIEGSHAVISGDYATRFGEKEDIVDTVLAHHDDKIVETPYAYILKAADAMSGARPGARVDMEEGYHRRIDGISGVINSFQEQGVTGSAIMHAGREVHVFVDNSRVKQKDITGLAEGIAKKLEEEVEYPGQIRVTVIRRTEITEVA, from the coding sequence ATGCATTGGTTAGTTTATTCCATATTGGGAGCCGCCCTGGGAATGTCTGGTGGGGTCATTCTTGCAAAGGCCTTTGCTCGTCGCTCTTTAGGGAGTTTAGGTGAAATTCCTGTAAAAGAAAACGTTGAAGCCATTTTAAAAAGTGCCGAAGCCCAAAGAAAAATGATATTAGAAGAAGCATTAATTGCGACAAAAGAACAATATCAATCGGAAGCCGTTCAACTGGATAATGAACGTGAAATGATTATGAGTCATAATGAAATTTATGAACAGGAATTAAATGAGAGACAATCCGAAGTAGATAAATTCGCGAATGAACTTGAAAAGAGAGAGGAAGAATTTAATAAAAAGAAAATTATTGTTGAAAGTTCTATTCAAAAATCAAAAGAACTTGAGAATCAATGCCAAGAAATTCATAAAAATTATCAAAATAATTTGGAACATAAAATAGGTAAGAATAAATCGGAATTATTTCGTGATATGTCAGAAGAACTTATTGCTGCTGAAAAATTAGGCATTACGAAGTGGCTCATGGATAATTCTGAAATGCTAAAATCTGAATCGCAAAAATTAGCAAGAAATTCATTAAATTCTATTTATTTAAGATATCAACCTAGTTTTATTTGGCCAAAATCTTCTTTTATCGTTCCTGTAAACTCTAAAGACACATTAGAAAAATACTTTCATGAAGAATCACCCATTATTTCTTCCCTTATTGCAGGTACGGAATCTTCTATTAGTGTTTTAACCATTAATGACGAAATGCCTTCCATGTTAAAAATATCCAGTGGTTTAGGTGTTGATAAAGAAATGATCCGTCTGACTTTAGAAGAAATGATTGCAAAAGATATTTATCATGAAGATAAAATCAAAGGTATTTTTGATAAACACCGTCGCTTTTTAGATAGATATATTTTGAAATTAGGAGAAGATGCTATTAAAAATCTCGGCATTTTTCCCAATGTACATCCGGAAATTTTAAAGCTTATTGGCTCTTTAAACTACAGGACAAGTCACAGGCAAAATCAATATTTTCATTCTATAGAAGTCGCTCGTTTGGCAGGTATGATTGCCGATGAAATTGGAGTGAATGCTGTGACCGCAAAACGAGCAGGAATTTTACACGATATTGGCAAAGTTTTAGATTATAAAATAGAAGGCAGTCACGCTGTTATTAGCGGTGATTATGCAACGCGATTTGGTGAAAAAGAAGATATTGTTGATACCGTTTTAGCTCACCACGACGATAAAATTGTGGAAACGCCTTACGCTTATATTTTAAAAGCAGCCGATGCCATGTCAGGAGCACGTCCTGGTGCCCGCGTGGATATGGAAGAAGGTTATCACAGACGCATTGACGGTATTTCAGGTGTTATCAACAGTTTTCAAGAACAGGGTGTGACAGGTTCCGCGATTATGCATGCTGGTAGAGAAGTTCATGTTTTTGTTGATAATAGTAGAGTAAAGCAAAAAGATATTACAGGTTTAGCAGAAGGGATTGCAAAAAAACTCGAAGAAGAAGTCGAGTACCCCGGACAAATTCGCGTGACGGTGATACGTCGTACCGAAATTACTGAGGTTGCTTAA